A stretch of the Equus quagga isolate Etosha38 chromosome 9, UCLA_HA_Equagga_1.0, whole genome shotgun sequence genome encodes the following:
- the MBD1 gene encoding methyl-CpG-binding domain protein 1 isoform X17: MAEDWLDCPALGPGWKRREVFRKSGATCGRSDTYYQSPTGDRIRSKVELTRYLGPACDLTLFDFKQGVLCYPAPKAHSLAAPSRKQKKPSRPAKAQKRLVGPQRNEVRKEAPGDETKADTDTAPSSLPAPGCCENCGISFSGDGIRRQRLKTLCKDCRAQRIAFNREQRMFKRVGCGECAACRVTEDCGACSTCLLQLPQDVASGLFCKCERRRCLRIVERSRGCGVCRGCQTREDCGRCRVCLRPPRPGLRRQWRCVQRRCLRHLAHRLRRHHQRCQRRPPLAVAPPAGKHGRRRGGCDSKMAAQRRRPRTQPLPPPPPSQPPESPELQPYTNRRQNRKCGACAACLRRMDCGHCDFCCDKPKFGGSNQKRQKCRWRQCLQFAMKRLLPSVRAGSEDGAGSPPPYTRRKRPGSTRRPRPKPPSATPTARPDRAQVPMKQEAGSGFVLPPPGTDLVFLREGASSPVQVPGPAPASTEALLQEAQCPGLSWVVALPQVKQEKADAQEDWTPGTAILTSPVLLPGCPSKAVDPGLPPVKQEPPDPEEDKGKESKDDSTSDSAPEEAGGAGTPVITEIFSLGGTRLRDTAVWLPRSKDLKKPGARKQ, from the exons ATGGCTGAGGACTGGCTGGactgcccagccctgggccctggctggAAGCGCCGTGAGGTCTTTCGCAAGTCAGGTGCCACCTGCGGACGCTCAGACACCTATTACCAGAG ccccacaggaGACAGGATCCGAAGCAAAGTAGAGCTGACCCGATACCTAGGCCCTGCGTGTGACCTGACCCTCTTCGACTTCAAACAAGGCGTCCTGTGCTATCCAGCCCCCAAG GCCCATTCCTTGGCTGCCCCCAGCAGGAAGCAGAAGAAGCCTTCAAGGCCAGCCAAGGCTCAGAAACGTCTGGTTGGACCTCAGAGGAATGAGGTCAGGAAGGAGGCCCCAGGGGATGAGACCAAGGCTGACACTGATACAGCCCCATCTTCGCTCCCTGCACCTGG GTGCTGTGAGAATTGTGGAATCAGTTTCTCAGGGGATGGTATCCGAAGGCAGCGGCTCAAGACATTGTGCAAGGACTGCCGAG cGCAGAGAATTGCCTTCAACCGGGAGCAGAGGATGTTTAAG CGAGTGGGCTGCGGGGAGTGTGCAGCCTGTCGGGTAACGGAGGACTGCGGGGCCTGCTCCACCTGCCTTCTGCAGCTGCCCCAAGACGTGGCCTCAGGGCTATTCTGCAAGTGTGAGCGGAGACGGTGCCTCAGAATTGTGGAAAGG AGCCGAGGGTGTGGAGTGTGCCGGGGCTGTCAAACCCGAGAGGACTGTGGCCGCTGCCGAGTCTGCCTTCGCCCTCCCCGCCCTGGTCTCAGGCGCCAGTGGAGGTGCGTCCAGCGGCGCTGCCTACGG CACCTTGCCCACCGCCTCCGTCGCCACCATCAGCGATGTCAACGACGCCCTCCCCTAGCTGTGGCTCCCCCTGCT GGTAAACATGGCCGCCGCAGGGGAGGCTGCGACTCCAAGATGGCTGCCCAGCGGCGGCGCCCTCGAACCCAGCCgctgcctccacctcccccatCTCAGCCTCCAGAATCCCCAGAGCTG CAGCCTTACACGAATCGCCGACAGAACCGCAAGTGTGGGGCCTGTGCAGCCTGCCTTCGGCGGATGGACTGTGGCCACTGCGACTTCTGCTGTGACAAGCCCAAATTTGGGGGCAGCAACCAGAAGCGCCAGAAGTGTCGTTGGCGCCAATGCCTGCAGTTTGCCATG AAGCGGCTGCTGCCAAGTGTCCGGGCAGGGTCCGAGGATGGAGCAGGGTCGCCCCCACCTTACACTCGTCGAAAGAGGCCTGGCTCTACTCGACGGCCCCGTCCGAAGCCCCCTTCAGCCACACCCACAGCCCGACCAGACCGTGCCCAGGTTCCAATGAAGCAGGAAGCAGGCAGTGGCTTTGTACTGCCCCCACCTGGCACCGACCTTGTGTTCTTACGGGAGGGTGCAAGCAGTCCCGTGCAggtgcctggccctgccccagcttCCACAGAAGCCCTGTTGCAG GAGGCCCAGTGCCCCGGCCTGAGTTGGGTTGTGGCCTTACCCCAGGTGAAGCAAGAGAAGGCGGATGCCCAAGAAGACTGGACACCGGGCACAGCCATCCTGACTTCTCCTGTATTGCTGCCTGGCTGCCCCAGCAAG GCAGTAGACCCAGGCCTGCCACCTGTGAAGCAAGAGCCACCTGACCCTGAGGAGGACAAGGGGAAGGAGAGCAAAGATGACTCCACCTCTGACTCGgccccagaggaggcaggaggggctggcacaCCTGTG ATCACGGAGATTTTCAGCCTGGGTGGAACCCGCCTCCGGGACACAGCAGTCTGGTTGCCAAG GTCCAAGGACCTTAAAAAACCTGGAGCTAGAAAGCAGTAG
- the MBD1 gene encoding methyl-CpG-binding domain protein 1 isoform X5 — MAEDWLDCPALGPGWKRREVFRKSGATCGRSDTYYQSPTGDRIRSKVELTRYLGPACDLTLFDFKQGVLCYPAPKAHSLAAPSRKQKKPSRPAKAQKRLVGPQRNEVRKEAPGDETKADTDTAPSSLPAPGCCENCGISFSGDGIRRQRLKTLCKDCRAQRIAFNREQRMFKRVGCGECAACRVTEDCGACSTCLLQLPQDVASGLFCKCERRRCLRIVERSRGCGVCRGCQTREDCGRCRVCLRPPRPGLRRQWRCVQRRCLRHLAHRLRRHHQRCQRRPPLAVAPPAGKHGRRRGGCDSKMAAQRRRPRTQPLPPPPPSQPPESPELHPRALAPSPPAEFIYYCVDEDELQPYTNRRQNRKCGACAACLRRMDCGHCDFCCDKPKFGGSNQKRQKCRWRQCLQFAMKRLLPSVRAGSEDGAGSPPPYTRRKRPGSTRRPRPKPPSATPTARPDRAQVPMKQEAGSGFVLPPPGTDLVFLREGASSPVQVPGPAPASTEALLQEAQCPGLSWVVALPQVKQEKADAQEDWTPGTAILTSPVLLPGCPSKAVDPGLPPVKQEPPDPEEDKGKESKDDSTSDSAPEEAGGAGTPVITEIFSLGGTRLRDTAVWLPRAGIREGKMDIKCGRLRTHWRSRAGAGTHEDGLEPMSVSHHLQFR, encoded by the exons ATGGCTGAGGACTGGCTGGactgcccagccctgggccctggctggAAGCGCCGTGAGGTCTTTCGCAAGTCAGGTGCCACCTGCGGACGCTCAGACACCTATTACCAGAG ccccacaggaGACAGGATCCGAAGCAAAGTAGAGCTGACCCGATACCTAGGCCCTGCGTGTGACCTGACCCTCTTCGACTTCAAACAAGGCGTCCTGTGCTATCCAGCCCCCAAG GCCCATTCCTTGGCTGCCCCCAGCAGGAAGCAGAAGAAGCCTTCAAGGCCAGCCAAGGCTCAGAAACGTCTGGTTGGACCTCAGAGGAATGAGGTCAGGAAGGAGGCCCCAGGGGATGAGACCAAGGCTGACACTGATACAGCCCCATCTTCGCTCCCTGCACCTGG GTGCTGTGAGAATTGTGGAATCAGTTTCTCAGGGGATGGTATCCGAAGGCAGCGGCTCAAGACATTGTGCAAGGACTGCCGAG cGCAGAGAATTGCCTTCAACCGGGAGCAGAGGATGTTTAAG CGAGTGGGCTGCGGGGAGTGTGCAGCCTGTCGGGTAACGGAGGACTGCGGGGCCTGCTCCACCTGCCTTCTGCAGCTGCCCCAAGACGTGGCCTCAGGGCTATTCTGCAAGTGTGAGCGGAGACGGTGCCTCAGAATTGTGGAAAGG AGCCGAGGGTGTGGAGTGTGCCGGGGCTGTCAAACCCGAGAGGACTGTGGCCGCTGCCGAGTCTGCCTTCGCCCTCCCCGCCCTGGTCTCAGGCGCCAGTGGAGGTGCGTCCAGCGGCGCTGCCTACGG CACCTTGCCCACCGCCTCCGTCGCCACCATCAGCGATGTCAACGACGCCCTCCCCTAGCTGTGGCTCCCCCTGCT GGTAAACATGGCCGCCGCAGGGGAGGCTGCGACTCCAAGATGGCTGCCCAGCGGCGGCGCCCTCGAACCCAGCCgctgcctccacctcccccatCTCAGCCTCCAGAATCCCCAGAGCTG CACCCCAGAGCCCTGGCCCCCTCGCCACCTGCTGAGTTCATCTATTACTGTGTAGACGAGGACGAGCTA CAGCCTTACACGAATCGCCGACAGAACCGCAAGTGTGGGGCCTGTGCAGCCTGCCTTCGGCGGATGGACTGTGGCCACTGCGACTTCTGCTGTGACAAGCCCAAATTTGGGGGCAGCAACCAGAAGCGCCAGAAGTGTCGTTGGCGCCAATGCCTGCAGTTTGCCATG AAGCGGCTGCTGCCAAGTGTCCGGGCAGGGTCCGAGGATGGAGCAGGGTCGCCCCCACCTTACACTCGTCGAAAGAGGCCTGGCTCTACTCGACGGCCCCGTCCGAAGCCCCCTTCAGCCACACCCACAGCCCGACCAGACCGTGCCCAGGTTCCAATGAAGCAGGAAGCAGGCAGTGGCTTTGTACTGCCCCCACCTGGCACCGACCTTGTGTTCTTACGGGAGGGTGCAAGCAGTCCCGTGCAggtgcctggccctgccccagcttCCACAGAAGCCCTGTTGCAG GAGGCCCAGTGCCCCGGCCTGAGTTGGGTTGTGGCCTTACCCCAGGTGAAGCAAGAGAAGGCGGATGCCCAAGAAGACTGGACACCGGGCACAGCCATCCTGACTTCTCCTGTATTGCTGCCTGGCTGCCCCAGCAAG GCAGTAGACCCAGGCCTGCCACCTGTGAAGCAAGAGCCACCTGACCCTGAGGAGGACAAGGGGAAGGAGAGCAAAGATGACTCCACCTCTGACTCGgccccagaggaggcaggaggggctggcacaCCTGTG ATCACGGAGATTTTCAGCCTGGGTGGAACCCGCCTCCGGGACACAGCAGTCTGGTTGCCAAG GGCAGGCATTCGGGAAGGGAAGATGGATATAAAGTGTGGGAGACTGAGGACACATTGGCGCTCACGAGCAGGAGCTGGAACCCACGAGGATGGCCTGGAACCCATGTCAGTCTCTCACCACCTCCAGTTTCGATGA
- the MBD1 gene encoding methyl-CpG-binding domain protein 1 isoform X7, with translation MAEDWLDCPALGPGWKRREVFRKSGATCGRSDTYYQSPTGDRIRSKVELTRYLGPACDLTLFDFKQGVLCYPAPKAHSLAAPSRKQKKPSRPAKAQKRLVGPQRNEVRKEAPGDETKADTDTAPSSLPAPGCCENCGISFSGDGIRRQRLKTLCKDCRAQRIAFNREQRMFKRVGCGECAACRVTEDCGACSTCLLQLPQDVASGLFCKCERRRCLRIVERSRGCGVCRGCQTREDCGRCRVCLRPPRPGLRRQWRCVQRRCLRHLAHRLRRHHQRCQRRPPLAVAPPAGKHGRRRGGCDSKMAAQRRRPRTQPLPPPPPSQPPESPELHPRALAPSPPAEFIYYCVDEDELQPYTNRRQNRKCGACAACLRRMDCGHCDFCCDKPKFGGSNQKRQKCRWRQCLQFAMKRLLPSVRAGSEDGAGSPPPYTRRKRPGSTRRPRPKPPSATPTARPDRAQVPMKQEAGSGFVLPPPGTDLVFLREGASSPVQVPGPAPASTEALLQVKQEKADAQEDWTPGTAILTSPVLLPGCPSKAVDPGLPPVKQEPPDPEEDKGKESKDDSTSDSAPEEAGGAGTPVITEIFSLGGTRLRDTAVWLPRAGIREGKMDIKCGRLRTHWRSRAGAGTHEDGLEPMSVSHHLQFR, from the exons ATGGCTGAGGACTGGCTGGactgcccagccctgggccctggctggAAGCGCCGTGAGGTCTTTCGCAAGTCAGGTGCCACCTGCGGACGCTCAGACACCTATTACCAGAG ccccacaggaGACAGGATCCGAAGCAAAGTAGAGCTGACCCGATACCTAGGCCCTGCGTGTGACCTGACCCTCTTCGACTTCAAACAAGGCGTCCTGTGCTATCCAGCCCCCAAG GCCCATTCCTTGGCTGCCCCCAGCAGGAAGCAGAAGAAGCCTTCAAGGCCAGCCAAGGCTCAGAAACGTCTGGTTGGACCTCAGAGGAATGAGGTCAGGAAGGAGGCCCCAGGGGATGAGACCAAGGCTGACACTGATACAGCCCCATCTTCGCTCCCTGCACCTGG GTGCTGTGAGAATTGTGGAATCAGTTTCTCAGGGGATGGTATCCGAAGGCAGCGGCTCAAGACATTGTGCAAGGACTGCCGAG cGCAGAGAATTGCCTTCAACCGGGAGCAGAGGATGTTTAAG CGAGTGGGCTGCGGGGAGTGTGCAGCCTGTCGGGTAACGGAGGACTGCGGGGCCTGCTCCACCTGCCTTCTGCAGCTGCCCCAAGACGTGGCCTCAGGGCTATTCTGCAAGTGTGAGCGGAGACGGTGCCTCAGAATTGTGGAAAGG AGCCGAGGGTGTGGAGTGTGCCGGGGCTGTCAAACCCGAGAGGACTGTGGCCGCTGCCGAGTCTGCCTTCGCCCTCCCCGCCCTGGTCTCAGGCGCCAGTGGAGGTGCGTCCAGCGGCGCTGCCTACGG CACCTTGCCCACCGCCTCCGTCGCCACCATCAGCGATGTCAACGACGCCCTCCCCTAGCTGTGGCTCCCCCTGCT GGTAAACATGGCCGCCGCAGGGGAGGCTGCGACTCCAAGATGGCTGCCCAGCGGCGGCGCCCTCGAACCCAGCCgctgcctccacctcccccatCTCAGCCTCCAGAATCCCCAGAGCTG CACCCCAGAGCCCTGGCCCCCTCGCCACCTGCTGAGTTCATCTATTACTGTGTAGACGAGGACGAGCTA CAGCCTTACACGAATCGCCGACAGAACCGCAAGTGTGGGGCCTGTGCAGCCTGCCTTCGGCGGATGGACTGTGGCCACTGCGACTTCTGCTGTGACAAGCCCAAATTTGGGGGCAGCAACCAGAAGCGCCAGAAGTGTCGTTGGCGCCAATGCCTGCAGTTTGCCATG AAGCGGCTGCTGCCAAGTGTCCGGGCAGGGTCCGAGGATGGAGCAGGGTCGCCCCCACCTTACACTCGTCGAAAGAGGCCTGGCTCTACTCGACGGCCCCGTCCGAAGCCCCCTTCAGCCACACCCACAGCCCGACCAGACCGTGCCCAGGTTCCAATGAAGCAGGAAGCAGGCAGTGGCTTTGTACTGCCCCCACCTGGCACCGACCTTGTGTTCTTACGGGAGGGTGCAAGCAGTCCCGTGCAggtgcctggccctgccccagcttCCACAGAAGCCCTGTTGCAG GTGAAGCAAGAGAAGGCGGATGCCCAAGAAGACTGGACACCGGGCACAGCCATCCTGACTTCTCCTGTATTGCTGCCTGGCTGCCCCAGCAAG GCAGTAGACCCAGGCCTGCCACCTGTGAAGCAAGAGCCACCTGACCCTGAGGAGGACAAGGGGAAGGAGAGCAAAGATGACTCCACCTCTGACTCGgccccagaggaggcaggaggggctggcacaCCTGTG ATCACGGAGATTTTCAGCCTGGGTGGAACCCGCCTCCGGGACACAGCAGTCTGGTTGCCAAG GGCAGGCATTCGGGAAGGGAAGATGGATATAAAGTGTGGGAGACTGAGGACACATTGGCGCTCACGAGCAGGAGCTGGAACCCACGAGGATGGCCTGGAACCCATGTCAGTCTCTCACCACCTCCAGTTTCGATGA
- the MBD1 gene encoding methyl-CpG-binding domain protein 1 isoform X4, with protein sequence MAEDWLDCPALGPGWKRREVFRKSGATCGRSDTYYQSPTGDRIRSKVELTRYLGPACDLTLFDFKQGVLCYPAPKAHSLAAPSRKQKKPSRPAKAQKRLVGPQRNEVRKEAPGDETKADTDTAPSSLPAPGCCENCGISFSGDGIRRQRLKTLCKDCRAQRIAFNREQRMFKRVGCGECAACRVTEDCGACSTCLLQLPQDVASGLFCKCERRRCLRIVERSRGCGVCRGCQTREDCGRCRVCLRPPRPGLRRQWRCVQRRCLRHLAHRLRRHHQRCQRRPPLAVAPPAGKHGRRRGGCDSKMAAQRRRPRTQPLPPPPPSQPPESPELHPRALAPSPPAEFIYYCVDEDELQPYTNRRQNRKCGACAACLRRMDCGHCDFCCDKPKFGGSNQKRQKCRWRQCLQFAMKRLLPSVRAGSEDGAGSPPPYTRRKRPGSTRRPRPKPPSATPTARPDRAQVPMKQEAGSGFVLPPPGTDLVFLREGASSPVQVPGPAPASTEALLQEAQCPGLSWVVALPQVKQEKADAQEDWTPGTAILTSPVLLPGCPSKAVDPGLPPVKQEPPDPEEDKGKESKDDSTSDSAPEEAGGAGTPVITEIFSLGGTRLRDTAVWLPSFDDLGVLQKKLVPFITELNMHLTQELEKLKEDSGEGGAAAGLAAGLPAAPHQRGEPADT encoded by the exons ATGGCTGAGGACTGGCTGGactgcccagccctgggccctggctggAAGCGCCGTGAGGTCTTTCGCAAGTCAGGTGCCACCTGCGGACGCTCAGACACCTATTACCAGAG ccccacaggaGACAGGATCCGAAGCAAAGTAGAGCTGACCCGATACCTAGGCCCTGCGTGTGACCTGACCCTCTTCGACTTCAAACAAGGCGTCCTGTGCTATCCAGCCCCCAAG GCCCATTCCTTGGCTGCCCCCAGCAGGAAGCAGAAGAAGCCTTCAAGGCCAGCCAAGGCTCAGAAACGTCTGGTTGGACCTCAGAGGAATGAGGTCAGGAAGGAGGCCCCAGGGGATGAGACCAAGGCTGACACTGATACAGCCCCATCTTCGCTCCCTGCACCTGG GTGCTGTGAGAATTGTGGAATCAGTTTCTCAGGGGATGGTATCCGAAGGCAGCGGCTCAAGACATTGTGCAAGGACTGCCGAG cGCAGAGAATTGCCTTCAACCGGGAGCAGAGGATGTTTAAG CGAGTGGGCTGCGGGGAGTGTGCAGCCTGTCGGGTAACGGAGGACTGCGGGGCCTGCTCCACCTGCCTTCTGCAGCTGCCCCAAGACGTGGCCTCAGGGCTATTCTGCAAGTGTGAGCGGAGACGGTGCCTCAGAATTGTGGAAAGG AGCCGAGGGTGTGGAGTGTGCCGGGGCTGTCAAACCCGAGAGGACTGTGGCCGCTGCCGAGTCTGCCTTCGCCCTCCCCGCCCTGGTCTCAGGCGCCAGTGGAGGTGCGTCCAGCGGCGCTGCCTACGG CACCTTGCCCACCGCCTCCGTCGCCACCATCAGCGATGTCAACGACGCCCTCCCCTAGCTGTGGCTCCCCCTGCT GGTAAACATGGCCGCCGCAGGGGAGGCTGCGACTCCAAGATGGCTGCCCAGCGGCGGCGCCCTCGAACCCAGCCgctgcctccacctcccccatCTCAGCCTCCAGAATCCCCAGAGCTG CACCCCAGAGCCCTGGCCCCCTCGCCACCTGCTGAGTTCATCTATTACTGTGTAGACGAGGACGAGCTA CAGCCTTACACGAATCGCCGACAGAACCGCAAGTGTGGGGCCTGTGCAGCCTGCCTTCGGCGGATGGACTGTGGCCACTGCGACTTCTGCTGTGACAAGCCCAAATTTGGGGGCAGCAACCAGAAGCGCCAGAAGTGTCGTTGGCGCCAATGCCTGCAGTTTGCCATG AAGCGGCTGCTGCCAAGTGTCCGGGCAGGGTCCGAGGATGGAGCAGGGTCGCCCCCACCTTACACTCGTCGAAAGAGGCCTGGCTCTACTCGACGGCCCCGTCCGAAGCCCCCTTCAGCCACACCCACAGCCCGACCAGACCGTGCCCAGGTTCCAATGAAGCAGGAAGCAGGCAGTGGCTTTGTACTGCCCCCACCTGGCACCGACCTTGTGTTCTTACGGGAGGGTGCAAGCAGTCCCGTGCAggtgcctggccctgccccagcttCCACAGAAGCCCTGTTGCAG GAGGCCCAGTGCCCCGGCCTGAGTTGGGTTGTGGCCTTACCCCAGGTGAAGCAAGAGAAGGCGGATGCCCAAGAAGACTGGACACCGGGCACAGCCATCCTGACTTCTCCTGTATTGCTGCCTGGCTGCCCCAGCAAG GCAGTAGACCCAGGCCTGCCACCTGTGAAGCAAGAGCCACCTGACCCTGAGGAGGACAAGGGGAAGGAGAGCAAAGATGACTCCACCTCTGACTCGgccccagaggaggcaggaggggctggcacaCCTGTG ATCACGGAGATTTTCAGCCTGGGTGGAACCCGCCTCCGGGACACAGCAGTCTGGTTGCCAAG TTTCGATGATTTGGGTGTCCTGCAGAAGAAGCTGGTGCCCTTCATCACAGAGTTAAATATGCATCTGACCCAGGAATtagagaagctgaaggaagatTCCGGGGAAGGTGGAGCAGCTGCAGGCCTGGCTGCAGGCCTGCCTGCTGCCCCACACCAACGAGGTGAGCCAGCAGATACATGA
- the MBD1 gene encoding methyl-CpG-binding domain protein 1 isoform X24 gives MAEDWLDCPALGPGWKRREVFRKSGATCGRSDTYYQSPTGDRIRSKVELTRYLGPACDLTLFDFKQGVLCYPAPKAHSLAAPSRKQKKPSRPAKAQKRLVGPQRNEVRKEAPGDETKADTDTAPSSLPAPGCCENCGISFSGDGIRRQRLKTLCKDCRAQRIAFNREQRMFKRVGCGECAACRVTEDCGACSTCLLQLPQDVASGLFCKCERRRCLRIVERSRGCGVCRGCQTREDCGRCRVCLRPPRPGLRRQWRCVQRRCLRGKHGRRRGGCDSKMAAQRRRPRTQPLPPPPPSQPPESPELQPYTNRRQNRKCGACAACLRRMDCGHCDFCCDKPKFGGSNQKRQKCRWRQCLQFAMKRLLPSVRAGSEDGAGSPPPYTRRKRPGSTRRPRPKPPSATPTARPDRAQVPMKQEAGSGFVLPPPGTDLVFLREGASSPVQVPGPAPASTEALLQEAQCPGLSWVVALPQVKQEKADAQEDWTPGTAILTSPVLLPGCPSKAVDPGLPPVKQEPPDPEEDKGKESKDDSTSDSAPEEAGGAGTPVITEIFSLGGTRLRDTAVWLPRSKDLKKPGARKQ, from the exons ATGGCTGAGGACTGGCTGGactgcccagccctgggccctggctggAAGCGCCGTGAGGTCTTTCGCAAGTCAGGTGCCACCTGCGGACGCTCAGACACCTATTACCAGAG ccccacaggaGACAGGATCCGAAGCAAAGTAGAGCTGACCCGATACCTAGGCCCTGCGTGTGACCTGACCCTCTTCGACTTCAAACAAGGCGTCCTGTGCTATCCAGCCCCCAAG GCCCATTCCTTGGCTGCCCCCAGCAGGAAGCAGAAGAAGCCTTCAAGGCCAGCCAAGGCTCAGAAACGTCTGGTTGGACCTCAGAGGAATGAGGTCAGGAAGGAGGCCCCAGGGGATGAGACCAAGGCTGACACTGATACAGCCCCATCTTCGCTCCCTGCACCTGG GTGCTGTGAGAATTGTGGAATCAGTTTCTCAGGGGATGGTATCCGAAGGCAGCGGCTCAAGACATTGTGCAAGGACTGCCGAG cGCAGAGAATTGCCTTCAACCGGGAGCAGAGGATGTTTAAG CGAGTGGGCTGCGGGGAGTGTGCAGCCTGTCGGGTAACGGAGGACTGCGGGGCCTGCTCCACCTGCCTTCTGCAGCTGCCCCAAGACGTGGCCTCAGGGCTATTCTGCAAGTGTGAGCGGAGACGGTGCCTCAGAATTGTGGAAAGG AGCCGAGGGTGTGGAGTGTGCCGGGGCTGTCAAACCCGAGAGGACTGTGGCCGCTGCCGAGTCTGCCTTCGCCCTCCCCGCCCTGGTCTCAGGCGCCAGTGGAGGTGCGTCCAGCGGCGCTGCCTACGG GGTAAACATGGCCGCCGCAGGGGAGGCTGCGACTCCAAGATGGCTGCCCAGCGGCGGCGCCCTCGAACCCAGCCgctgcctccacctcccccatCTCAGCCTCCAGAATCCCCAGAGCTG CAGCCTTACACGAATCGCCGACAGAACCGCAAGTGTGGGGCCTGTGCAGCCTGCCTTCGGCGGATGGACTGTGGCCACTGCGACTTCTGCTGTGACAAGCCCAAATTTGGGGGCAGCAACCAGAAGCGCCAGAAGTGTCGTTGGCGCCAATGCCTGCAGTTTGCCATG AAGCGGCTGCTGCCAAGTGTCCGGGCAGGGTCCGAGGATGGAGCAGGGTCGCCCCCACCTTACACTCGTCGAAAGAGGCCTGGCTCTACTCGACGGCCCCGTCCGAAGCCCCCTTCAGCCACACCCACAGCCCGACCAGACCGTGCCCAGGTTCCAATGAAGCAGGAAGCAGGCAGTGGCTTTGTACTGCCCCCACCTGGCACCGACCTTGTGTTCTTACGGGAGGGTGCAAGCAGTCCCGTGCAggtgcctggccctgccccagcttCCACAGAAGCCCTGTTGCAG GAGGCCCAGTGCCCCGGCCTGAGTTGGGTTGTGGCCTTACCCCAGGTGAAGCAAGAGAAGGCGGATGCCCAAGAAGACTGGACACCGGGCACAGCCATCCTGACTTCTCCTGTATTGCTGCCTGGCTGCCCCAGCAAG GCAGTAGACCCAGGCCTGCCACCTGTGAAGCAAGAGCCACCTGACCCTGAGGAGGACAAGGGGAAGGAGAGCAAAGATGACTCCACCTCTGACTCGgccccagaggaggcaggaggggctggcacaCCTGTG ATCACGGAGATTTTCAGCCTGGGTGGAACCCGCCTCCGGGACACAGCAGTCTGGTTGCCAAG GTCCAAGGACCTTAAAAAACCTGGAGCTAGAAAGCAGTAG